The genomic window CGATAGAGAATATTATTTCCATGCTACATACTGAAAATAACGTAAAGCTGCCTAAAAGGGCAGCTTAACTGTTTATTTTTTCTTTAATTGAAAGATCCATTCTTATTAAATCATCATATGTTTCCCGTTTCACAACAAGTTTCGCTTCCCCATTCTCGACAAATACGACAGCAGGTCTTGGGAGACGATTATAGTTATTAGCCATTGCATAACCATAAGCTCCTGTACAAAATACAGCTAATAAATCATCGCTATCCGATTTTGGAAGGGGAAGATCCCAAATAAGCATGTCACCTGATTCACAGCACTTTCCTGCAATCGAGACAGTTTCCTCCGTCTTTTCATTCGCTCTATTGGCTAGAACAGCCTCATACTTCGCCTGATACAGTGCAGGGCGAATATTATCGCTCATCCCGCCATCAACTGCCACATATTGGCGAACATTTGGCACTTCTTTTCTAGAGCCGATTTTGTAGAGAGTCGTTCCTGCATCTCCAACTAAAGATCTTCCTGGCTCGATCCATATTTCAGGCATCTTCATGGAGTAATTTTCTGCCTGTTGTTTCACTTCTTCAATAATCTCGGCAACATATTGTGCCGCTGGCAAAGGCTTATCCTCATCCGTATAGCGGATTCCAAAGCCTCCGCCTAAGTTTAACACCTCGGACTCATAAGAGAAAGATTCCTTCCATTCATGCAATTTTTCAAAAAGCTTCTTAGCGGCCAAAATAAAGCCTGTTGTTTCAAATATTTGCGACCCGATGTGACAATGAAGTCCTAATACTTCGATTCTCTCAAAATCAAGGGCCATTTTAAGAGCCTTTTCTGCTTGGCCATTTTGCAAATCAAAACCAAATTTAGAATCAGCTTGTCCTGTTAAAATATAATCATGGGTATGCGCTTCAATTCCAGGAGTCACTCTTAATAAAATTTTTGTGCTCATTTTCAAGGTTTGGCAAAGCGAATTTAATAACTCCAGCTCATAAAAGTTATCAACAACAATACAGCCAATCTCATGCTTTAGTGCCATTTCAAGTTCTTCCTTGCTTTTATTGTTTCCGTGAAAATGAATACGCTCCCTAGGAAAATCCGCTGCTAAAGCTGTATATAATTCACCGCCTGAAACAACATCTAAAGATAGTCCTTCTTCCTCTGCCAATTGAACCATCGCAATTGTTGAAAAAGCCTTGCTTGCATAGGCAACCTGAGCCGGTACCTTTAAATTTTCAAATGTTTGTTTAAAACCCCTTGCCCGCTCTCTTATTAACGATACATCATAAATATATAATGGTGTTCCATATTTCTTAGCAAGTTCAACCGTGTCTATTCCGCCTATTTCAAGATGACCTTTAGAATTAACTTTTGATGTCCCATGTAAATACATATTTTCCCCTCTTCCTAAAAGCACAGTTGTTTACATGCCTTAAATTTATTTTATTCACTTGTTATGAGGCTTGATAATCAAATCCGCCATTCTCTTCTTTTTTAGCTTCATTCCTAAGAAATAAATAGACAGAATCCCAAGAGATACTGTCTACTTTCATATTCTATTGAAAATATTACAAATACTTTAACATAAAAACAAGCTAATCACAATCGGAAATACTAGGCTGTTTTATTATTTTACGGCTGCCTAACTCGATCCCTAGGACGGTTTATACTTGGACGAAGTTTCGATCCAGGTACCGCTCTTCGAATGAGCACTTGTAATAATGCTTTCGGATAAAATGGAATGAATGGCCATAAATAAGGTGTATTCAACGGCCTTTTGCTTGCAAGCCAAATGATGAATATAGTAATTGAAACAATAAGCCCTGGTCCATGGAATATGGCAACCGCGATTAATAAACAAAGTCTTGTAATTTTATTAGCAATACTTAATTCGTAACTTGGAGTCGTATAAGTTCCAATGGCCGCTAATGATACATAAAGGATTACTTCCGGGACAAATAATCCAACATCAATTGCAATTTGCCCAATTAACACAGCAGCAATTAATCCCATAGCTGTGGCAAGGGGGGTCGGTGTATGAATAGCTGCCATCCGCAGAATTTCTATACCAAAATCAGCTAGAAATATTTGTACGATTATCGGAACGTTCGTTTCTTTATTAGGACCAATAAATTCAAGGCCTTCAGGCAAAAGTGACGGTTCTAAAGCAAATAAAAACCATAGTGGCAACAGAAACAGGGAGGAAAATATCCCAATAAACCGCATCCAGCGTTCAAATGTTCCTACTGCGGGAGACTGCCTATACTCTTCCGCATGCTGCATATGATAGAAATACGTTGTAGGTGTAATTATGACACTTGGTGATGTATCAACATATACGAGAACATGCCCTTCGAGTAAATGGGTTGCCGCAACATCTGCGCGCTCTGTATAACGAACATATGGAAAAGGATCATATCCTTGTTTGAAAAGAAATTCTTCTACTGTTTTATCAGCCATCGGGATGCCATCAATTTTAATGTTCGCAATTTCTTTCCGGATAATTTCTATTAAATCCGGATCCGCAACATCCTTAATATAACCAATGGCTACATCCGTTTTTGATCTTTCTCCTACTTTTGTTATTTCAAAACGAAGTCTTTCATCCCTTATCCTTCTTCTAGTTAAAGCCGTATTCAATATAATGTTTTCTACAAACCCATCCCTAGATCCACGAATGACTTTTTCTGTATCTGGCTCCTGCGGCGACCTCCCTGGATAGCTTCGTACATCTATGATAAATGCAGTCGTTTCTCCCTCAACTACTACCGCAATTAATCCCGAAAGAACCTGGTCTACAAGTTCATCCAACGTTTCTATTTTTGCTACAGAGCCATGCACCAAACGGTTGTCAATAATCTCAAAAAGTTTGGAGGACTGTCTCTCATTATCGTTAATATTAACAAGTTCTTCGATTAATTCAACGATGATAAGTGAATCCGTTAATCCATTCACATAATACAAATTTACATCTTTTTTTAGAATTTGAAGCTCTCTAATTCCTAAATCAAAGCTTACTCCAAGTCCAATTCGTTCTTCCATATATTTTTGAATTTTAGGTAATGATTCAGGGATAGGTATTTTATTCTGCATCTTGTTGTCTGACACGATAACCGCTCCTTTCCAAAATAAGGTCTACAGCCTTTCTCGTTATGGGCGACCCAATCGTAAAGTCATCTTTTTTCGACATTTTACCTATATCGCCAATTCCAACAATAATAGGGACAGTTAGCTCATCCAGGCAATACACAGTGTCCCCGTTTAATCTCCCTATTTCTAGCTCAGGGAGCCCATATTTATCCACACCATACGGAGTTAATTCTCCCTCCCGGTCAATGCAGATATTTACCCTTGTCCATTCAGACTGCCTCGTTTTTGCGGCAACAGCAATAATTCCCAGCACTTCTATATCTTCATGGGACGCTACATATTTTAAGGCCTTTTCTCCTGCTCCTTCTCCTTCAAAGCCACTATCATCAAACATAACGATAACCGGATCATGGGAAGCTTTTTTTATCAGTTTAACGATTTGAGGACCACTTAATACTGTGGGATTCCCGTGGGATAATGAAATACATCTTCCACCTACTTCCTTTGCCACATACTCGATTGACCTTCTAGCATAGTCATCCCCATCTGTAACTAAAATCACGCTTCTCCTATCATCCATATAAAATGATCCTTTCATTGTGGTTTGGTCTATTATTTATCAACAAAATACACCCATTGATATAAGGAGCCAAAGATTTTACCGAAAACAATCGCCATTAATAAAATAACTATTTGTCCATCAACTCCAATTCTTTTCGCAAGAATTGGCAGTACATTTAATACTTCTGTCAACGCTGCGGCAACCATACCTACAAACACGCCTGAGGCTAACCCAATTGGCAATAATATGTAGGGAGTAAAGGCTAATATGGGGTCCCATAATGTAGCAGCTGCACCTATAACAGCACCTAAAACGATTGCCCACTCATAATATCGGACCATTTTCATCGTTTTAGTAAGCTGTGTCAGTCTAGGAATAATGCCAAATATGGTCAAAAATGCGACAAAGCCTGAACCTACCGCTAACCCGCCGGCAAGACCAATAAACACAACAATAACAACATTAATGGTCGTCAATATTCTTCATACTTTCTTTGTTTTGATGCAAAGTTATATAGCTGTCCAAATCCATCTGATAATTAAACATCTCCACTTCCAGCGGGCTCGGCTCTTCATTTAAACGCTTTTTAAATAAATGGTTAAAAAAAAGAATCATTCCTGCACCTAAACCAATAGAGTAAGGGATTTGGAAAATTAACGGCTTTGAGTCGACCTCCCCAGTCATAATCGTATAAATACGCTGTTGTACAATCTGCATGCTGACATCTTCATGGAAATTCATGATCGTTAGTCCAGCTCCAAAAAATAATAAGAGCCATACTAAAACAAATAGAGGAATGGATATCTTTCGTTTTTTTGCCACCACTTCAACGATTACTTGTGAGGGTCCAACCGTTTGAATCTCCACTTCAGGAATTTTTTTAACTATATCCCTTATTACTTTCATTACATCTATTACGATCATGTTCCGATCCTTTTCACTCACCTCATAAACTTTTAAATTTCTTAATTGAACGTAAATCTGTTCATCGGCAATTATTTGCGCAATGTCCTTTAAAAAAATGGAGTTTCGCGGTCGAACTTGCAATCGATGTCGCAATCGAATATAAACCGTCTGTTCCATTTTGCTCACTTCCTACGTATAGATTTCCTTATATATGTAGTATGAGTTACATATATTAACTTCATGATTACCAATATTTAGATGTATAAAAGTACAAATCCCTGAAGCTAGACGTAAAAAAGACCGTATGGATCATAAATCCATACGGTCTTTCATTTGCTGAAGTATCTTTTTCTCTAGCCGTGAAACCTGAACCTGTGAAATTCCAAGTCTCGCTGCAACCTCTGATTGGGTCTGGTCCTTGTAATAACGTAAATAAACGATTAATCTTTCCCTATCATCCAAATCATTAATGGCTTCTTTTAAGGCAATTTTATCGAACCATTTCCCTTCATTGCCATCGTCAATTTGATCGAGCAATGTAATTGGGTCCCCATCATTTTCATATACGGTTTCATGAATAGACGAAGGGGTGCGTCCAGCTTCCTGAGCTAGAATAATATCCTCTGGCGGAATATCAAGAAACTCAGAAAGCTCATTGACAGTCGGGATGCGGCCAAGTGATTTTGATAACTCATCTTTTGCCTTCCGAATTTTATTCCCCATTTCTTTAAGAGATCGGCTTACCTTCACTGTCCCATCATCACGAATAAAACGCTGAATTTCTCCTATAATCATGGGCACAGCATACGTTGAGAACTTAACATCATAGCTTAAATCGAATTTATCAACAGACTTTAGCAATCCAATACAACCGATTTGGAAGAGATCATCTGGTTCATATCCCCTGTTTAAAAAGCGCTGGACAACAGACCAAACAAGACGCATGTTCTTTTGAACAATCGTATCCCGTGCACTCTGATCCCCGTCTTGGCTCTTTTTAATAAGATCCTTCACTTCATAATCCTTCAAAAATGCTTGGCCTTTATCAGCTTTTACCTCCACATCCATAGCAAGACTCCTTAATTACACAGCATTTTACTTTTTGATAAATGCTTTTTTAATCGGATCTCTGTGCCTTTCCCCGGCTGCGATTGAATTTCGATTTCATCCATAAAATTTTCCATAATCGTAAAACCCATACCTGATCTTTCTAACTCAGGCTTGGTTGTAAATAATGGCTGGCGGGCTTCCTCTACATCCATAATCCCAGATCCCTCATCTCTAATAGACATATCGATGAAGCCATCCTCCATTTTAACCGATATATAAACCATTCCATTTGGATCCTGTTCATAGCCATGAATAATTGCATTCGTAACTGCTTCAGAAACAACGGTCTTTATTTCTGTCAGTTCATCCATTGTCGGATCGAGCTGAGTAATAAATGCGGCAACAGTTACACGGGCAAATGATTCATTTTGGCTTAATGCACTAAATTGAATATGCATTTCATTTTTCATATTAGGCAACCCCCAGTCTTTGCAAAGCAAATTCTTCCGTCGGTTCTAAGCGAATAATCTTAAATAACCCCGACATTTCGAATAATCTTTGTACGGCTGGAGAAATTGCACAAACGACCATTTCACCATGATGCTGTTTAATTTGTTTATACCGGCCTAGAATAACACCTAGTCCTGAGCTGTCCATAAATGATAACTGCTCAAGATTTAATACAATATGGTGGATATCATAATCTTCAATTGCCTTCGTAGCTCGTTCACGCAGCTCATCAGCTGAATGATGATCTAATTCCCCGCTAAGACGAATACATAAGACATCTCTTTTAATTTCTAAATCAATCGAAAGACTCACTCTTATAGCCTCCTTATCTAGTCTCTAGTGAGTCCAATTCGATATTCTTACTTGCATTTCCTTCCTAAAGACAAAACTAGTGCTTATTCGCTAAAACTAGAAGGCATATAGTTATTTTCGACATTTCTGTTAATTTCCAGCCCGTGTAAACATCCCAATGGACCGTTTATACAAAGTCCACCAGTTGGCTTCCTTGCTAGCCTCTTTTGCTACTAGAGGGCTTTCTACTAATGTTTTTCCGTCTTGAATGAGCTTTAGCGTGCCGACCTTATCACCTTTTTTAACGGGCGCCTTGATATTTTTGTCCAAAACAATAGATTGTTTAATGTTTTCAATGCTTTCTCCTTTTTTCGTTAATAAGGAAATCGGCTCGCTTGTAATGGCTTCTACCTTTTTCTTGTCACCTTTGCTGATGGCAACATGACCTAGTGCTACGTTTCTTTTAAACATTGGGTGGGTTTTGTATTGGCTAAATGCATAGTCCAGCATTTTCGTAACTTGTGCATTACGATCCTTAGAGGTTGGCGCTCCAAATACAACAGCTATAACGCGCATACCATCTTTTTGTGCTGTTGCTGTTAAGCAATATTTAGCCTCATTTGTAAATCCAGTCTTTAGTCCATCAACACCTGGGTAGAAACGAACTAGCCTGTTCGTGTTGACTAGCCAAAACTTTTTATCTGTGTCTTCACGCAGGTAGGATTCATAAGTACTCGTAAATTTCGTTATGTCCTCATATTTGAGAAGTTCCTTAGCCATAATTGCCATGTCATGAGCAGTACTATAATCTTTTTTTCCAGGCAGTCCAGTTGCTGATTTGAATTCAGTATTCTTTAATCCTAATTCTTCAGCCTTTTTGTTCATTTGCTTGACGAATTCTTCCTCAGATCCTGCTAGCCTTTCCGCCATGGCAACCGATGCGTCATTCCCAGATGCAATGGCAATCCCCTCTAACATTTGCTTCGTTGTCATTTCCTCGCCAGGCTCAAGGAATATTTGGGAACCTCCCATTGAAGCTGCATATTCGCTCGTCCGAATCTTTTCATCCATGGAAAGCTTCCCCTCATCGATGGCTTCCATTATAAGAAGCATCGTCATAACCTTTGTCATACTTGCAGGGGGAAGTTTCTCTTCACTGTTTTTTTCATATAGGACTGTCCCTGTGTCTCGCTCGATTAAAATAGCAGATTTCACATTTTGAACAAGGTCTACCTCACTTTCCCTTGCAAAGGCAGATGGCACAAAGGCCGATGCAAATAAAAAGGAGATTACCATTATAGAGATTATTCGTTTCATCACATAACCCTCCATTCTTTATAGCCTCCATCTTTTCCATTTGAAGGGAAATTATACAACTCGATCCTCGTCAAAATGAATATTTTCTTTAATAATCGGATATTTTATAAATTTGCTTCAAGCGTTACTTATTAAAATATAAAAAATACGCCAGAGGAAAAAATTCCACTGACGTTTTTATGTTTGTCACTGCTTATTCTGTTATTTCCTCATGAATTAAAATTGGAGGGTTTACTTTATTCTTAGATATCCTTATATTCTCATATAGCTTTTTTTCAACTTCGGAAATATTTTCGAAATTACTATAAATGGTTACGAGTGAATCGCCTTTTTTCACTTGATCACCAATTTTTTTGCGAAGAGTTAAACCAACAGCAAGATCGATGGCAGATTCCTTCGTAGCTCTTCCTGCTCCTAGAAGCATAGCTGCTGTTCCAATTTCATCTGCGACTATTTCAGAAACGTAGCCATCTTCCTTTGCTTCCAATTCAAATGTATACTTTGCCTGTGGAAGCATGGCTGGATTATCAACAATGGCTGCATCCCCGCCTTGTGAGGTTAAAAAGGTTTTAAAGACATTTAAAGCAGTTCCATCCTTCATAACACCCTCTAGCATCGTGCGTGCTTCTTTCAGTGTATTGGCCTTTTGCGCTAAATAAACCATATGGCTTCCTAAAGTCAGGCATAGTTCTGTTAAATCCTCTGGACCTTCCCCTTTTAGCGTATCAATAGCTTCTTTTACTTCCAGCGCATTCCCAATGGCAAATCCAAGCGGCTGGCTCATATCAGATATGACTGCCATCGTATTTCTGCCAACATTATTTCCAATCTGGACCATTGCCTTTGCAAGCTCCCTTGAGTCATCGAGAGTTTTCATGAAAGCCCCTGCGCCGGTTTTGACATCAAGAACAATCGCATCAGCGCCAGCAGCGATTTTTTTACTCATTATGGAGCCTGCGATTAGCGGGATGCTGTCAACAGTAGCCGTAACATCCCTGAGAGCATATAGCTGTTTATCAGCAGGTGTTAAATTCCCGCTTTGCCCAATGACAGCAATTTTATTTTTATTTACAAGATTAATAAACTCTTCGTTCTCCAGTTCCACATGGAATCCTTTTACCGATTCCAACTTATCAATCGTCCCGCCCGTATGTCCGAGACCTCTGCCGGACATTTTTGCTACGGGAACGCCGATAGCTGCAACGAGTGGCCCTAATACGAGTGTTGTTGTATCTCCAACTCCGCCGGTTGAATGCTTATCTACCTTTATTCCTTCAATCTTTGATAAATCGATTTGGTCGCCTGATTGTACCATCGCCATCGTTAGATCGGCTCTTTCCTTTTCAGTCATTCCCTGAAAATAAATCGCCATCATCAGGGCACTAGCTTGATAGTCAGGGATTGATTCATCTGTATATCCCTTAATAAAAAATTGAATTTCTTCAGCAGTTAGCTCTTTTCCGTCTCGTTTGTTTTCAATAATATCAACCATTCTCATTATTAATCACCGACCGTTCAAAAATTTGAGTAACATAGCAAAAATTCTAATCTTGTTAATAATTGCTTGCACCTATTTCTGCAACTATGGCTTTTACATACTGCAGAAAATGAGCTTTCACCTTTTCAGTTGTCTCAATGACCTCTTCATGATTAAGCGGCTGATCTAGGATTCCTGCAGCCATATTCGAAATACATGATATTCCGAGTACCTTCATTCCCGCATGTCTTGCCACAATTACTTCAGGAACGGTTGACATTCCTACAGCATCCGCGCCCATTGTACGAAGCATGCGGACTTCAGCAGGAGTTTCATAGGTCGGCCCTGTATTTCCTGCATACACACCTTCTTGAATGGGCAGGTTTAATTTTTCTGCTATATTTCTTGCAAGCTTTCGCAGCTCCTTTGAGTATGCTTCTGACATATCAGGAAAACGGACACCCATTCGGGAATCATTTGGACCGATTAATGGGTTACTCCCCATATTATTAATATGATCGGAAATAAGCATTAAATCTCCTGGAGTAAATGTTTCATTTACACCTCCAGCAGCATTTGTCACGATTAATTGATTAATTCCAAGCTCCTTCATTA from Bacillus sp. DTU_2020_1000418_1_SI_GHA_SEK_038 includes these protein-coding regions:
- a CDS encoding stage V sporulation protein AB, translating into MTTINVVIVVFIGLAGGLAVGSGFVAFLTIFGIIPRLTQLTKTMKMVRYYEWAIVLGAVIGAAATLWDPILAFTPYILLPIGLASGVFVGMVAAALTEVLNVLPILAKRIGVDGQIVILLMAIVFGKIFGSLYQWVYFVDK
- a CDS encoding pyrimidine-nucleoside phosphorylase produces the protein MRMVDIIENKRDGKELTAEEIQFFIKGYTDESIPDYQASALMMAIYFQGMTEKERADLTMAMVQSGDQIDLSKIEGIKVDKHSTGGVGDTTTLVLGPLVAAIGVPVAKMSGRGLGHTGGTIDKLESVKGFHVELENEEFINLVNKNKIAVIGQSGNLTPADKQLYALRDVTATVDSIPLIAGSIMSKKIAAGADAIVLDVKTGAGAFMKTLDDSRELAKAMVQIGNNVGRNTMAVISDMSQPLGFAIGNALEVKEAIDTLKGEGPEDLTELCLTLGSHMVYLAQKANTLKEARTMLEGVMKDGTALNVFKTFLTSQGGDAAIVDNPAMLPQAKYTFELEAKEDGYVSEIVADEIGTAAMLLGAGRATKESAIDLAVGLTLRKKIGDQVKKGDSLVTIYSNFENISEVEKKLYENIRISKNKVNPPILIHEEITE
- a CDS encoding purine-nucleoside phosphorylase; this translates as MDYQKIQQAAQFLKEKYNLQPVIGLILGSGLGVLGEEVEDALKIPYNEIPNFPVSTVEGHAGNLVFGLLNGVPVAVMQGRFHYYEGYSFDKVTFPIRVMKELGINQLIVTNAAGGVNETFTPGDLMLISDHINNMGSNPLIGPNDSRMGVRFPDMSEAYSKELRKLARNIAEKLNLPIQEGVYAGNTGPTYETPAEVRMLRTMGADAVGMSTVPEVIVARHAGMKVLGISCISNMAAGILDQPLNHEEVIETTEKVKAHFLQYVKAIVAEIGASNY
- the lysA gene encoding diaminopimelate decarboxylase, whose protein sequence is MYLHGTSKVNSKGHLEIGGIDTVELAKKYGTPLYIYDVSLIRERARGFKQTFENLKVPAQVAYASKAFSTIAMVQLAEEEGLSLDVVSGGELYTALAADFPRERIHFHGNNKSKEELEMALKHEIGCIVVDNFYELELLNSLCQTLKMSTKILLRVTPGIEAHTHDYILTGQADSKFGFDLQNGQAEKALKMALDFERIEVLGLHCHIGSQIFETTGFILAAKKLFEKLHEWKESFSYESEVLNLGGGFGIRYTDEDKPLPAAQYVAEIIEEVKQQAENYSMKMPEIWIEPGRSLVGDAGTTLYKIGSRKEVPNVRQYVAVDGGMSDNIRPALYQAKYEAVLANRANEKTEETVSIAGKCCESGDMLIWDLPLPKSDSDDLLAVFCTGAYGYAMANNYNRLPRPAVVFVENGEAKLVVKRETYDDLIRMDLSIKEKINS
- a CDS encoding stage V sporulation protein AE codes for the protein MDDRRSVILVTDGDDYARRSIEYVAKEVGGRCISLSHGNPTVLSGPQIVKLIKKASHDPVIVMFDDSGFEGEGAGEKALKYVASHEDIEVLGIIAVAAKTRQSEWTRVNICIDREGELTPYGVDKYGLPELEIGRLNGDTVYCLDELTVPIIVGIGDIGKMSKKDDFTIGSPITRKAVDLILERSGYRVRQQDAE
- a CDS encoding stage V sporulation protein AA, with product MEQTVYIRLRHRLQVRPRNSIFLKDIAQIIADEQIYVQLRNLKVYEVSEKDRNMIVIDVMKVIRDIVKKIPEVEIQTVGPSQVIVEVVAKKRKISIPLFVLVWLLLFFGAGLTIMNFHEDVSMQIVQQRIYTIMTGEVDSKPLIFQIPYSIGLGAGMILFFNHLFKKRLNEEPSPLEVEMFNYQMDLDSYITLHQNKESMKNIDDH
- the spoIIAB gene encoding anti-sigma F factor; the protein is MKNEMHIQFSALSQNESFARVTVAAFITQLDPTMDELTEIKTVVSEAVTNAIIHGYEQDPNGMVYISVKMEDGFIDMSIRDEGSGIMDVEEARQPLFTTKPELERSGMGFTIMENFMDEIEIQSQPGKGTEIRLKKHLSKSKMLCN
- a CDS encoding spore germination protein; amino-acid sequence: MQNKIPIPESLPKIQKYMEERIGLGVSFDLGIRELQILKKDVNLYYVNGLTDSLIIVELIEELVNINDNERQSSKLFEIIDNRLVHGSVAKIETLDELVDQVLSGLIAVVVEGETTAFIIDVRSYPGRSPQEPDTEKVIRGSRDGFVENIILNTALTRRRIRDERLRFEITKVGERSKTDVAIGYIKDVADPDLIEIIRKEIANIKIDGIPMADKTVEEFLFKQGYDPFPYVRYTERADVAATHLLEGHVLVYVDTSPSVIITPTTYFYHMQHAEEYRQSPAVGTFERWMRFIGIFSSLFLLPLWFLFALEPSLLPEGLEFIGPNKETNVPIIVQIFLADFGIEILRMAAIHTPTPLATAMGLIAAVLIGQIAIDVGLFVPEVILYVSLAAIGTYTTPSYELSIANKITRLCLLIAVAIFHGPGLIVSITIFIIWLASKRPLNTPYLWPFIPFYPKALLQVLIRRAVPGSKLRPSINRPRDRVRQP
- the spoIIAA gene encoding anti-sigma F factor antagonist — encoded protein: MSLSIDLEIKRDVLCIRLSGELDHHSADELRERATKAIEDYDIHHIVLNLEQLSFMDSSGLGVILGRYKQIKQHHGEMVVCAISPAVQRLFEMSGLFKIIRLEPTEEFALQRLGVA
- a CDS encoding D-alanyl-D-alanine carboxypeptidase family protein, with protein sequence MKRIISIMVISFLFASAFVPSAFARESEVDLVQNVKSAILIERDTGTVLYEKNSEEKLPPASMTKVMTMLLIMEAIDEGKLSMDEKIRTSEYAASMGGSQIFLEPGEEMTTKQMLEGIAIASGNDASVAMAERLAGSEEEFVKQMNKKAEELGLKNTEFKSATGLPGKKDYSTAHDMAIMAKELLKYEDITKFTSTYESYLREDTDKKFWLVNTNRLVRFYPGVDGLKTGFTNEAKYCLTATAQKDGMRVIAVVFGAPTSKDRNAQVTKMLDYAFSQYKTHPMFKRNVALGHVAISKGDKKKVEAITSEPISLLTKKGESIENIKQSIVLDKNIKAPVKKGDKVGTLKLIQDGKTLVESPLVAKEASKEANWWTLYKRSIGMFTRAGN
- the sigF gene encoding RNA polymerase sporulation sigma factor SigF, translating into MDVEVKADKGQAFLKDYEVKDLIKKSQDGDQSARDTIVQKNMRLVWSVVQRFLNRGYEPDDLFQIGCIGLLKSVDKFDLSYDVKFSTYAVPMIIGEIQRFIRDDGTVKVSRSLKEMGNKIRKAKDELSKSLGRIPTVNELSEFLDIPPEDIILAQEAGRTPSSIHETVYENDGDPITLLDQIDDGNEGKWFDKIALKEAINDLDDRERLIVYLRYYKDQTQSEVAARLGISQVQVSRLEKKILQQMKDRMDL